In the Acropora muricata isolate sample 2 chromosome 1, ASM3666990v1, whole genome shotgun sequence genome, one interval contains:
- the LOC136923548 gene encoding uncharacterized protein — protein sequence MEKNEALQNGVKSDEGNLVPIPCSFDMGWQRRGKGHNSRTGQAAVMSLSSGKVLDYASRTKSCRFCDWAKSTGKQPKAHDCRKNHVASSKAMEPDAAVELFNRAPTQGVKFSIYTGDDDSTTEAHIRQKVAYDVEKFSDIIHMKRSLTTRLYNLGQTAKFENCSPLSQKVINHLVKCFSYAIAQNKGDSKGIQAALRCIVPHAFGDHSNCGVTWCGFKSDPASYKHKDLPYGKDLHGEKLQSALNNIFKDYCTDAVAEKLAPMTNSQRNEALNSVVGSKNPKIRFYGGSDSNDFRIACGIAQTNLRYSYVSRTLEALNIEPGNFCLKYGQKMTNQVNNDKIRKSSLDFKRGRANGHRQNCSQTARKEAREGKTYETGIGLNLDLNRTSTVTSSTLKEIESIVPEYTTKPTAKQFKYEENKVYNIIIFDTETTTTGKSAELCQLSATDQSGMHQFSTYVLPKEDIDYFASRVNKLKIFNINGFQLPYACPREDSRVKP from the coding sequence ATGGAGAAAAATGAAGCACTGCAAAATGGAGTAAAAAGTGATGAGGGTAATCTCGTTCCAATACCCTGTTCCTTTGACATGGGATGGCAGAGACGTGGAAAGGGCCATAATTCGCGCACTGGACAAGCGGCAGTTATGAGCTTATCCTCTGGCAAAGTGTTGGACTATGCATCAAGGACAAAAAGTTGTAGATTTTGTGATTGGGCAAAATCCACAGGAAAGCAACCTAAAGCCCATGACTGCCGCAAAAACCACGTAGCCTCATCAAAAGCTATGGAGCCTGATGCAGCAGTTGAATTATTTAATAGAGCTCCAACTCAAGGTGTAAAGTTTTCAATTTACACAGGTGATGATGACTCCACAACTGAGGCACACATACGTCAAAAAGTAGCTTATGATGTTGAAAAATTCAGCGACATAATTCACATGAAAAGATCACTTACCACACGTTTATACAACCTTGGTCAAACTGCAAAATTTGAGAATTGTTCCCCTCTATCTCAAAAAGTGATCAATCATTTAGTGAAGTGTTTTTCATATGCTATTGCCCAAAATAAGGGTGATTCAAAAGGAATTCAGGCGGCACTTAGGTGCATCGTTCCCCATGCGTTTGGAGACCATAGTAACTGTGGAGTTACTTGGTGTGGGTTCAAATCTGACCCAGCCTCCTACAAGCATAAAGACCTGCCCTATGGAAAAGATCTACATGGGGAAAAGTTGCAGTCAGCTTTGAATAACATCTTCAAAGATTACTGCACTGATGCTGTAGCAGAGAAGCTTGCACCTATGACAAACTCCCAAAGGAATGAGGCTCTGAACAGTGTTGTAGgatccaaaaatccaaaaattagATTCTATGGGGGCAGTGATAGTAACGATTTCCGTATAGCCTGCGGGATTGCTCAGACAAATTTACGCTACAGTTATGTAAGCAGAACCCTTGAAGCACTCAACATAGAGCCTGGTAACTTTTGCTTGAAATATGGGCAAAAAATGACTAATCAggttaataatgataaaatcCGAAAATCGTCTTTGGATTTCAAACGGGGAAGAGCTAATGGCCATAGGCAAAACTGCTCCCAAACAGCACGAAAAGAAGCAAGAGAAGGGAAAACTTACGAAACAGGAATTGGACTAAACCTTGACCTAAACCGCACCTCAACAGTTACTTCAAGTACACTGAAAGAAATCGAAAGCATCGTTCCTGAATATACTACAAAACCAACGGCAAAGCAATTCaaatatgaagaaaacaaagtttaCAATATCATAATTTTTGACACTGAAACAACTACCACTGGAAAATCTGCTGAGCTCTGTCAACTCTCCGCTACAGATCAATCTGGcatgcatcaattctcaacttATGTCTTGCCCAAAGAAGACATCGATTACTTCGCTTCTAGAGTAAATAAACTCAAAATATTCAACATCAATGGTTTTCAACTACCTTACGCATGCCCACgtgaagactcgcgcgtaaagccttaa